The following coding sequences lie in one Treponema socranskii subsp. buccale genomic window:
- a CDS encoding tetratricopeptide repeat protein encodes MMRKAAVLLAALFVVSCKTGAHFPIPGEAAVTRSSLAAEYMAIADAYAELEKYDKAAPYYKRAMQDESLYWTAVYKLGRMYALSKNWTEAEKIYKRLLERDAQNVSIRMSLAYIQAMSGDLEGAKAAYKTLVDENPQNETVLVNFIAVLLSQKDTAGAEEAIALLKERFPESASLADYEKRLTDSKKAADEKASKGGSADTKDEASEGNAADKTSAPADKSGAADGSGADKSADAVKGEASADTNASAVKRKL; translated from the coding sequence ATGATGCGGAAAGCGGCTGTCCTTTTAGCGGCGTTGTTTGTCGTTTCGTGCAAAACGGGCGCGCATTTTCCGATCCCCGGAGAAGCTGCCGTCACCCGCTCATCCCTTGCCGCCGAATACATGGCGATCGCCGATGCGTACGCCGAACTCGAAAAATACGATAAAGCCGCTCCTTACTATAAGCGTGCAATGCAGGACGAAAGCCTCTATTGGACTGCGGTATACAAATTGGGCAGGATGTACGCGCTGTCGAAAAATTGGACGGAAGCCGAAAAAATCTACAAACGGCTGCTCGAGCGCGACGCTCAAAACGTGAGCATACGGATGTCGCTTGCGTACATACAAGCGATGTCGGGCGATCTGGAAGGCGCAAAGGCGGCGTATAAAACGCTCGTCGATGAAAATCCGCAAAACGAAACGGTGCTCGTAAACTTCATCGCCGTTTTGCTTTCTCAAAAAGATACGGCCGGCGCGGAAGAAGCGATCGCGCTCTTAAAAGAACGGTTTCCCGAAAGCGCATCCCTTGCCGATTACGAAAAGCGCTTGACCGATTCGAAAAAGGCGGCCGATGAAAAAGCTTCGAAAGGCGGCTCTGCGGATACAAAAGACGAAGCTTCGGAAGGAAACGCAGCGGATAAGACCTCAGCTCCTGCGGATAAAAGCGGAGCTGCCGACGGAAGCGGCGCGGACAAAAGTGCAGATGCGGTAAAAGGTGAGGCTTCTGCGGATACAAACGCATCGGCGGTAAAACGGAAGCTCTGA
- a CDS encoding glycosyltransferase family 4 protein — MNIAINGLFYSDRLTGIERFAHEITKRLDALSSPNEFTLVLPPAASTDVPRFNNLRTVSLFKIPFFSINKIKLYLYLLANPSVCLDYGNRTPFLGHNIVFLHDIYCRVFPEDFRTAKDKYIMKKTCRMYKRIAKKARLICTVSHFSKKQIMDYYGVPEEKIRVIYSGSNHMDAIQEDESVFEKIGGLKNKEFYFTLGSLSLRKNLKWIMEHAELYPNELFVVSGAMLKNVIPPELEKIKSLKNIILAGYLSDGEVKALMKKCKAFVFPSYFEGFGLPPLEALSCGAPVIISNAASLPEIYGDCAHYIDPFKPDVDLDALLAEPVSSPAPLFEKYSLDNSAKKLYEILKEIEGER, encoded by the coding sequence ATGAACATTGCAATCAACGGACTTTTCTACAGCGACAGACTGACCGGCATAGAACGGTTTGCGCATGAAATCACAAAACGCTTGGACGCGCTTTCCTCTCCGAACGAATTCACGCTCGTCCTCCCGCCTGCGGCATCGACGGATGTTCCCCGATTTAATAATCTGCGTACGGTTAGTCTTTTTAAAATCCCATTTTTTTCAATAAATAAAATCAAACTCTATCTCTATCTGCTTGCAAATCCTTCGGTTTGCCTCGACTACGGAAACAGAACACCGTTTTTGGGACACAATATCGTTTTTTTACATGACATCTACTGCCGCGTCTTTCCGGAAGATTTTCGTACGGCAAAAGACAAATATATCATGAAGAAAACGTGTAGGATGTATAAGCGCATCGCCAAAAAAGCGCGCCTCATCTGTACCGTGTCGCACTTCAGCAAAAAGCAAATTATGGATTACTACGGCGTACCCGAAGAAAAAATCCGCGTTATCTACTCGGGTTCAAATCACATGGATGCGATACAAGAAGATGAAAGCGTCTTTGAAAAGATCGGCGGATTGAAAAACAAAGAATTTTATTTTACGCTCGGAAGCCTTTCGCTCCGGAAAAATCTCAAGTGGATCATGGAGCATGCGGAGCTTTACCCGAACGAACTTTTCGTCGTTTCGGGTGCGATGCTTAAAAACGTTATCCCTCCCGAACTTGAAAAAATAAAATCATTAAAAAATATCATCCTTGCAGGTTATCTTTCAGACGGCGAAGTGAAAGCACTCATGAAAAAATGTAAAGCCTTCGTGTTTCCGTCGTACTTTGAAGGCTTCGGATTGCCGCCTCTCGAAGCGCTTTCTTGCGGCGCGCCCGTCATCATCTCGAATGCCGCGAGTTTACCCGAAATATACGGAGATTGCGCGCACTATATCGACCCCTTTAAGCCGGACGTCGATTTGGATGCGCTTCTTGCAGAACCCGTTTCATCCCCCGCCCCTCTTTTCGAAAAATATTCGCTCGACAATTCGGCAAAAAAATTATATGAAATTTTAAAAGAGATCGAAGGCGAAAGGTAA